CGCTCTCATTATCTTCAGCCTATTCGTCCAAATGTCCGAAGGTGCCACTTATTCTGTGGTTCCGTTTATTAATCCCAAAGCGTTGGGGGCCGTTTCCGGTATTGTGGGAGCTGGTGGAAATGCAGGGGCCGTTGCAGCAGGTTTTCTGTTCAAAACACATGCAATTACCTGGCCAACTGCCTTGTTTATTATTGGAGCGATTGTGACGTGCTGTTCCTTCTTAACCTTCATTGTGCGGTTTAGTGAAGAAACCGAAGAAGAAGTACGACTTGCTCATGAATTAGCAGTGACTGCCAGAAGTGGAGAGAAAGAGCTTGCTACAGTCATAGGTAATTAAAAGCTTATGTGATTCTGCGAATAACAAATGAAGTGCTCTGAGTAAAAGGTGGATTCGCTGTGATTCAACGAAATTCTGAACCAAAAAAGAATGTGGTTGTCATTGGCAACGGTATGGTGGGGTTACGGCTGTGTGAACAACTGGTTGAGAAAGACCAGCAACAGCAATTTAAGATTGTAACATTCTGTGAAGAACCGCGTGCTGCATATGACCGTGTGGGATTAACACAATTTTTCGCTCATAATGATGCAGAAAAATTGATGCTGGCTCGTCAAGAATGGTATTCGGAAAATGACATCGATCTCCATTTAGCAGACCGGGCAGTCAGTATTGATCGACAAACTAAAATTGTCCGTTCCCAAAAGGGTGTTGAGATACCTTATGATAAAGTCATCATCGCAACAGGGTCCTATCCATTCGTACCAGAAGTTCCTGGAATCAAAAACCGAGGAGTCTTTGTTTATCGTACAATTAACGACTTGGAAGCGATCATAGACTACGCGAAACATTCGAAGCGAGCAGCAGTGATTGGAGGTGGACTCCTGGGCTTGGAAGCAGCAAAAGCAGCATTGGATTTGGGCCTGGAAACACATGTATTGGAGTTTGCTCCACGTTTAATGCCGCGACAAATTGATGACGCCGGTTCAAAAATTCTAGTCCAAAAAATTGAAGAGTTGGGCGTTCAGGTCCATCTGAATAAAGCCACTGATGAAGTGTTGGGAAATTCCAAAGTGACGGGGATTCGATTTCAGGATGGCGAAGTGTTGGATGTTGACATGATTATCGTCTCAGCCGGCATTCGTCCGCGCGATGAATTAGCGCGCGACTGTGGGCTCGAAGTGGGAGAACGAGGGGGAATCCTGGTCAATGATTTTCTTCAGACCTCAGATCCTGACATATATGCTGTAGGAGAAGTCGCTTTACATTCAGGAATGGTGTATGGTCTCGTTTCACCTGGATACCAAATGGCAGAGGTGGCGGCAGCTCACTTATCTAGTATCGATCTAAAATTCGAGGGAAGCGACCTTTCCACTAAGTTAAAGTTGATGGGCGTGGATGTTGCCAGCTTTGGTGATTATGAAGCCGATCCCAAATATACGAAAAGCCTCACATTTGAAGATCCTTTTGCAGGCGTCTATAAAAAATTAGTTTTTAATCCTGATGGGACGAAACTTTTGGGGGGCATCTTAATCGGTGATGCTTCCGATTATGGCAATTTGTCGATGCTGACCAAGACCGATGGTGTATTACCTTGCAACCCACATGAACTCGTCGTTGGCTCCAATAGTGGCATTCCGGGAGGTAGCATTGCAGAGATGCCAGACGAAGGGCAGGTCTGTTCTTGTAATAATGTCACAAAGGGGCAAATCTGCGCGGCAATTCAAGATGAAAAACTGACTTCAGTAGATCAGGTAAAAACATGTACCAAAGCTGGGAGTGGATGTGGGGGATGTTTGCCCCTGGTGACAGATCTATTTCAAGCAGAGATGGAAGCGTCTGGTCTTACGGTCAACAATGACCTGTGTGAGCATTTTGAATTTTCACGAACAGAACTACTCAATATTATTAAAATTAAAAAACTCAAAACATTTCAGGCAGTTCTCGATGACTGTGGTTCAGGTGCGGGATGCGAAGTCTGTAAGCCGACGGTGGCCTCGATTCTTGCCAGTTTATGGAACGAGCACGTTGTTGACCATGCATTTTTACAGGATACGAACGACCGCTTTTTGGCGAATGTGCAACGCGGTGGACTCTATTCAGTAGTGCCTCGCGTCCCCGGGGGCGAAATTACTCCAGACAAATTGATCGTTCTGGGAAATGTCGCTCAGGAATATGGCCTTTATACGAAAATCACCGGCGGACAACGCGTTGACTTATTCGGGGCGGAAGTTCATGATCTGCCTGCGATCTGGGAAAAATTGATCGACGCTGGATTTGAAAGCGGCCACGCATATGGTAAGGCGCTGCGTACTGTCAAAAGCTGTGTTGGCACAACTTGGTGTCGTTATGGAGTGGGCGACTCTGTTGGATTCGCAATACGACTGGAAGAACGCTACCGCGGAGTCCGTGCTCCACACAAAATCAAAGGAGGTGTTTCGGGGTGTGTTCGCGAATGTGCGGAAGCACAGAGTAAAGATTTTGGGCTCATCGCGACAGAAAATGGTTATAATCTCTATATCTGTGGGAACGGCGGTGCCAAACCACGACATGCCGATCTTTTTGCATCAGATCTTGATGAAGAAACTTGTATTAAGTATCTGGATCGATTTTTGATGTTTTATATTCAGACTGCGGATAAGCTAACTCGTACTGCTGCCTGGCTGGAGAAACTGGAAGGGGGAATTGACTATTTAAAAGAAGTTGTCATCGAAGATAAATTGGGGATTTGTGAAGAGCTCGAAGCCATGATGCAATCATTGGTTGATAGTTATCGTTGTGAATGGAAAGAAGTCGTTAATAACCCTGAGAAAAGAAGACTATTTAACCAGTTTGTGAATACCGAAGATCACCAACCCTCAATCGAATTGATTCCACAACGTGGGCAGCAACGCCCCGTCGACTGGGCTCCCGATTTTATTCCGATGGATGATCTCAAACCGTTGAAAAAAACTGTCGAAGATAATAATTCCCAACTAGATGAACAACCACGCGAGTGGGTCCATGTAGGAACTGTAAGCGATTTCCCAGAGAATAGTGGTGCTACTGTAAGATATGGGAATTCACAAATCGCAGTGTTTAATTTTACCAGTCGTGGTGAATGGTATGCTTGCCAGCAAATGTGTCCACATAAGCAGGCAATGGTATTATCACGCGGAATTATTGGTGATACTCAGGGCATTCCCAAAGTGGCATGTCCCTTACACAAAAAAACATTTTCTCTGAAAAATGGGACTTGTTTGAGTGGTGAGCAGAATTATTCAGTCAATGTGTTTAAAGTAAGAGTTGATGAGTTGCAGAATGTGTACTTGGAACTCCCTGAGAAAAAAGTACTAGATGAATTACTAAATCAAATAGAATGTGCTGGCACTCACTAAGCACAGGTTACCAAATGGTATTATCTCAACAACAAAATTCAAAAAAACAAGACGAACAACTTTTAGCACTGTCAGTAATTGAAGTTGTACAGGAAGCAGATGAAGTTCGGACCTTTCGATTGGATAATTCCAAAGGGATTTTTCCGATTCATAAGCCAGGCATGTTTGCCAAGGTCTGCCTTAACATTGATGGAAACGAAGTTTGGCGAAGCTTTTCAATAAGCTCATCACCATTGCAGCCGGAAAAAATTGACTTAACAATTAAACGCAATTCTCATGGACAGGTTGGAAATTATTTTTTTGAACAGATTCGTCCAGGATGCCGCCTATTGTTAAAAGGTCCTTTGGGACGATTTTATTATGACCAGGAGCAATATAGAGAACCGCTTGTGCTGTTGTGTGCCGGTATTGGAATCACTCCGATGATGAGTATTGTGCGTTACTTAAAAGATCTAAACCAAAACAGACTCTGTTACTTGTTTTATGGTGCCAGAACCCATAAGGATATTATCTTTGATGAGGAAACTCGACAGCTAATCACTCAAATGCCTGGTTTCCATTACTGTTTGACTCTTTCCCAACCAGCTCCTCATTGGTTGGGATATTGTGGATATCTCAATTTTGAGTTTATGCAATCAAAGGTTTCTCAACTTTTGGCGTCTCGTTTCTTTTTATGTGGTCCCAACCGATTTAATCAGGATTTTGAAGAACAACTTTTGGAAGCTGGAGTACCACAGACATTAATTCACAGCGAGCAATTTCATAAAACACGAAGGCCTCAATAAAAGATATGACATTTGACGTCGGTAGAGATAACCAGAATCCAATAATCGCTTTTGATGATCCTTCGTCGAATTTACAAAGTAATGCCGCCTGTAGTACTGAATTAGATCTAATTACGATTCTCTTGAAAGAACAGCAATCTTTAACTGCCATCGATCAATTCTCAAAACAGTATGACGCTCAGGCAATACCAGCTCAGTCAAGATACTATTCTGATCTGATTCCTTCAGCGTTACCACAATCCGGGGAACAATATGCTTTTGAGGTGGATTTGGATCGCTGTTCCGGCTGTAAAGCGTGTGTGACAGCCTGCCATTCACTCAATGGACTTGATGAAAACGAAACCTGGCGTGATGTTGGTTTACTGATTGGTGGGTCGAATCAGGATCCGATTTATCAACATGTCACCACTGCTTGTCACCATTGTCTGGAGCCGGCATGTATGCATGCCTGTCCGGTAAACGCTTATGAGAAAGATCCACTGACGGGAATTGTGAAACATCTGGACGACCAGTGTTTTGGTTGTCAGTATTGTACATTAGCGTGTCCTTACGATGTTCCTAAATACCAAAGCCACAAAGGAATTGTTCGGAAATGCGATATGTGCAGTCAGCGGTTATCTGATGGTGAAGCACCCGCTTGCGTGCAAGCGTGTCCTCATCAGGCGATTTCAATTAATGTAGTCAATCAGGAACAAGTCATCGCTGATTCGGAAGTCAACCAATTTCTACCAGCGGCGCCTGATCCACAGATTACGATTCCCACAACAACCTACAAGTCGAAAAAACCGTTTCCCCGTAATACATTACCGGCAGATTATTATTCAATCAGCCCACAGCATGCTCATCTACCGTTGGTAATTATGCTGGTACTGACTCAACTTTCTGTCGGCACGTTTCTTGCAGGATCTGCTCTGGAATATTTTTTCAGTGGAGAAAAGACTGATATTATGACTCGCTTGTATGCGACAAAAGCGTTGTTGTTTGGTTTATTGGCTTTGGGAGCGAGTACACTTCACCTGGGACGACCACTTTATGCTTTTAGAGGTATTTTGGGATTAAAGCACTCTTGGTTAAGCCGAGAAATCCTTGCCTTTGGCGTTTTCGCGGGTCTGGCTATGTTGTACGCGATTCTGACTTGGATTTCAGCTTCAACTTATCCAGAACTAAAGTCTTGGGAGCAGCTTACAGGGCTATCAGTTGGTGTATTTGGAATCGTCGGAATCCTTTGTTCGGTTATGATCTATGTATTTACGAAACGTGAATTCTGGAGCTTTGAATCGACCACGATCAAGTTTTCTCTCACTACGATTCTATTGGGAATTGCTTCGACATGGTTGACGATTTTCATTGTGAATTGGACTGATGACTCTCCAGAATCTAATCTATTGATCGCTCAAGCAGGGCCGCTTCTCTCCAAGGCATTGATTCTGACATCAATCATCAAGCTTGGTTTTGAAGCTTCGATATTTCGTTATCTGATTCGTCGGCAAAACTCACCACTCAAGCGTTCGGCATTATTGATGAGTGGGCAATTGTCAAATGTGACACTCGCTCGTTTTGCATGTGGTTTATTGGGAGGGATCTTGATGCCTTGCTTTTTACTGAATCAGCAAACACAACCGCAACATAGTTTAAATCTCTACATAGCCGTCAGCATATTATTTATTGCATGTTTGTTCGGTGAATTATTGGAAAGATATCTTTTTTTCTCCGCGGTGGCAGCTCCTCGAATGCCCGGAGTATTACGATAAGCGTTCATTTACAATCCTACTGGAATTCATTTTATGTCCATCATCAATCAATCAAGGCTCAGTGATCTGATCCATCAAAAAGAAGGGCCCCTCACGCGAGAGTTATTGCTCTCTCCCGGTGGATTTGGACTAGGAAAAGTTCCTGAAAAAAACACTCCTGATGCAATGACTCAGATGGTCTGTGGGTTTTGCGGTACAGGTTGTAATTTAAATATTCATCTGAAGGACGGCGAAGGGGTTTGTGTGACTCCGACCACAGAATATCCCGTCAATTTAGGGATGGCGTGTCCCAAAGGCTGGGAAGCATTGTCTGTGCTGAAATCTCCCGACCGAGCCATTAGCCCTCTCATTAAAAAATCTCACAATCACTGGGAACCGGTCGATTGGGACACAGCCCTGAATCTCTTCACGCGAAAATTCAAAGGCATCCAACAGCAATATGGGACAGATTCAGTTGCCTTTTTGAGTACCGGCCAAATGGTTACTGAAGAAATGGCATTTTTAGGAGCGCTTGCTAAATTCGGCATGGGCATGCTTCATGGAGATGGAAATACACGACAGTGTATGGCTTCGGCGGTCACCGCATATAAGCAATCATTCGGATTCGACGCGCCGCCATTTACGTATCAGGATCTCGAAGAGTCAGACGTACTGGTATTTATCGGTGCTAATCCCTGTATTGCGCATCCGATTATGTGGGAACGCGTCATGCGAAATTCGCATGAACCAGAAATAGTGGTTGTTGATCCACGAAAAACCGAAACGGCGATGCAGGCGACTCAGCACTTACAGATTTATCCCAAATCAGACCTGACATTATTTTATGGTATCGCGCACATTCTTATCCAAAGAGGGCACCTTGCTGAAGAGTTTATTCAAAATCATACGGAAGGTTTTGAAGAATTTGCTGCGCATATCAAAGATTATACAATCGAACGGGTTACTAATGAGACAGGACTAAGTCGTACTGCCATTGAACACTTTGCAGAAATCATTCATTCCGGAAAGCGGGTTTCTTTCTGGTGGACCATGGGAGTCAATCAAAGTTATCAAGGTGTACGCACCGCTCAATCATTGATCAATCTGGCTTTGATGACGGGGAACATTGGTAGAACAGGAACTGGACCGAATTCGATTACCGGCCAATGTAACGCCATGGGGTCTCGTCTATTTAGCAACACAACCAACCTGTTGGGGGGACATGATTTTCTCAACGCAGAGCATCGTAGTAAAGTTGCTGAAACGCTTTCGATTCCAGTTGATCGTATTCCCACTCAAAACAGTTGGCCATATCATAAGATCATTGAAGGAATTTTGGCCGGTAAAATTAAAGGGCTTTGGGTCATCTGCACCAATCCAGCACATTCATGGATTAACCAGAGACAGGTACGTGACATTTTAGACCGGTTGGATTTTCTCGTGGTACAGGACATGTATCATACTACCGAAACAGCCCGTCATGCGAATTTGGTCTTACCAGCGGCTGCCTGGGGAGAGAAAGAGGGCACGTTTATTAATGCAGAACGTCGAATCAGCCGTGTCAAACGTGTCACACGTGCTCCAGGACAGGCTTTGTCTGATTTTTCGATTTTCAAATTGATCGCTCAATACTGGGGTTGTGCTGACATGTTTTCGCAGTGGAAATCACCAGAGGATGTCTTTCAAATGATGAAGCAGCTGACAAAAGGACAACCATGTGATATTTCCGGTATTAAAGATTATGCAGCGATTGAAGAGCAGGGAGGTATTCAATGGCCGTTTCCTGAGTCAGATACCAAATCCTTAGAACAACAACGTCGATTATTTGAGGATGGTCAGTTCTATCATCAAAATGGCCGTGCCAAAATGATTTTTTCCGAACCAACAAAAATGCCGGAAGCGCCAAATGAGCAATATCCTTTTATTTTGTTGACCGGTCGAGGAACAGCTTCACAATGGCACACGCAAACTAGGACGAAAAATTCTGACGTGTTGCGGAAACTCTACCCAGCGCGCATTTATGTTGAACTCAATCCACAAGATGCAAGTGAATTGTCAATCAAACCCAATGACTGGATTTTTGTGGAATCACAGCGAGGGCGTATCAAAGCACAGGCTTTTATCACACAATCTGTACAGCCGGGCCAGATTTTTATTCCCATGCATTATGAACAGACCAATCAATTGACTGATGCGGTTTTCGATCCCTATTCGAGCCAGCCCTCTTATAAATGCTGTGCCGTTCGTGTACTGAAAAATTGAATCAATTCTGAGAAATCAAGTCATGCAAGCCAGCTTGGGATACGGCCCCCTTCAACATTCCTGATTATTCTCAATGCTACTCATTTTTGTTCAGTGGTAGTTTCTTGTCTTTGCCGAAAAATGCCTAATCGCACTCGAATCCTTCCTAATGACTTTAGTCAAATCTCCGCTTTCTCGTTTGTCTTTAGGAAATGATGGGGCGTAATCCGTAAAATCGGAGTTTGTATTAAATTGCGCTAATGGATTCCGAAGAATACCGATATTCCTCATAAGCACTCTGAGCAAACATAGATCAGGAGTGCGCGCTGCATGTGAGACAAGATGATTTCAACCCTCTCATCCTTGGAATATAGCATAAATCAGGCCAATGAATTTATTGACAACTCGATCCATGCAGCTGAAAGCATGCTACTGTTTCTGTTTACTCCTGTGTGCCATGCCCTTATATGCACAGGAAGCTTCTTCAACTCCGGCTTGCATTAGCGATGCACAACAATGTGTTCCGTATCAGGATTGCACTTCTTGTGTGACTGAACTCAACTACTGGGTTGTCAGTAGTCGTTGTTGTGTTCAGAAAAGTAATTGCTGTTGCCCATGCTGTGAATTTGATGTCTATCATTCCAGTGGAGGAGGAAATGTTACAGAGTCTTCATTTGAGACTTTAGTCCAATCGTTAGATCCTAATGCTCCGATTTGTATCATGGTGCATGGTAGCTTTGTGAAGTGGGAAGGAGCGCTAACAGATTCGTATAACACCTATTTTTGGCTGAGGAACGCAGCTCCAAATCGTCCGCTGAATGTGATCTTCTTCACATGGCCCAGCGGTGAGATGCCTACAAAGATACTACCAATCGATGTCAACATCCTTGGAAAGCGAGCTGAGTATAATGGGTATTATTTAGCACAATTGATTTCCCAATTGCCTGAACAGTACGACATCAGCCTGTTAGGTCATAGTCATGGTGCTCGCATCGTATCGTCAACTCTACATTTAATTGGAGGTGGTTCGATTCAAGGCTTCTCTTTGAATGAATGTGGGATTTGTATCCCTTGTCACTCGCGACGCATTCGTGCAGTATTCGCTGCCGCGGCTATTAATCACAATTGGTTAAATCCCGGGCAACGTTACGGCTGCAGTCTGAACTGCATTGAGTGCCTCGTTAACCTTCGAAACAAAAAAGACAGAGTTCTTCTCTTCTATCCCGTACTTGCCACGTTTTCACGCAGAGCATTAGCGCGTACCGGCTTCACTTATCTTGATCGACGCGCCCTTGGTGATTGTCTCAGTCGCGTGAATGATATCGATGTTTCGAAGTGTGTCGGCGCAGGCCACATGTTTCCAAACTACTATAGCCATCCAGAAATCGCGGAAACCATTGTGCCAGCAATTTATTTTAATGAGAGCCACTAGTGATCCGTTAAAGTTTGCGAATGTTTGGTTCGCACTAAAAATTTAATGATGGCGCCTGTCAAAATGAGGTCTGCGTAAGACCGGTCTTTAAGCTTGCATTTCAAATGCATAAGGTCCGATCCAGAAAGTCCTGGCTGGTCCCACTCTCTAAACGAGAATTTTCTGATCGAAAGCAGATTCTCATAGAATCCCCAATTTCGTAGTCGAATCTGGAACTCTTTTTTTACATAATGGTGGCAACAATCCTCTATCTCATAGAAGATTGTGTATTATTTTCTTATGTCGATCTGTTGTATCATATTGCAGTGATGTGACTTATGGCGAGAATCCCTCTCAGGGCATTTTTTTGAAAAGTCTGGAGATTCTGAAAATAATTTCGCCAGTTCGTGCATCCTTATTACTAAAAGCCGCGGTTTTGTTATTGAACGGGAGTAGATATTGGCCACCGGTAACGATGGCAAGCTCGCCCCCGAGATCGTCCATCAATTATTTGAACAGCATGCTGCCGAATTGCGCGCTTTTTTAACGGGGCTCTTACGCGACCACGATTTCGTTGATGAAGTAATTCAATTAACTTTTTCCAAAGCACTGCAATCAGGCAATCAGTCAAAGGAAGAGACCAGAAAAGGTTGGTTATTTAAAGTTGCTTATCACGAATCAATGGCTTTGTTGCGTCGGAGTAAAATTGACAGGAAATCGCTGAAAAATTTGTGTCATACGACGACAGTTTATTTGACTGAAAAACCAGAGCATCGACTTTTAGAAAATGAGAATATTGAACAAGTCAGGCAAGCGCTGAGTAAATTGCCCGAAAATCAACAAGAAGTAGTGATCGCGAGGATCTACCAAAATAAAACATTCAAAGAGATTGCTCAAGAATATGAGCTTCCACTAGGTACTGTATTGACGCGTATGCGAATTGCAATCAAAACCCTGTCAAAACAACTTGATAATCCAGCAGAGAATCGTTGATTTTAGTTTTTACATTCTATTTTTAAGACGTATTTCATGAGTGACTCGTCAGGCAACCTCGTTCCAAATAATTCTCCAGATGATCTGGAGTGGTTAGCATTCCAATATGTGTCTAATGCGCTTTCTGAACAGGACTCACAACGGTTTGAAGAATCACTCGGCGAGAGACAGGATGCCCGAGAAGCTTTAGCTACTGTCACTCAGCTCATCGCGGGTTTGAAAACGATTGAACCAACACCAGTCAGTCTCTCAGGAACAGTCACGTCAAAGCAGACGGCTTTAGATCCTCGATCTGGCTCTTCTTCACGTGTTCAATACTGGACCTTGCTGGGTTGTGCTGTTGCTCTGCTATGTTCGGTTTCATATTTGTTGAGCGTTTCACCCTACTGGACAACGACAAACTCACAAATCGTTGAAACTGAGCCTTCGCAAGATGATCTGGGACAATTACTTGATCTATGGTCTGAATCTGCTGAAGGTAGGAGCACCACTGTCTCATCAAATTCGAACACTGTTCAAATTGATTTGATTGATCAACAAGCCAGTCTGGCTGAAGTTGATACATTAGAAGTTCCCGACTGGCTTTATACCGCGGTCTCACTTCCGGATGAAAGTGTGAATTGATGTCTTTGGCACGTTTTAATATCCATTATTTTAATCCTTTTGTACCGGTGATCCCGATCTGCGTAATCGTTCTCTTTGCAGGTCTGACTTATGCTGATGACTCAGCAAAAACGGGAACGGTTTCTGTTACCGCGGAACGCTTGCAAAATAAGAAATCATTCACAAAACCTGTTACTACTCCGAAAGAACGGAAGGCTGCGACTGGTATTGGTCCCAATCGGGAAAAACTCGCACTCGAATTTGCGAAGCAGCATCATCCTGAATTAGCAAAATTAATTCAACGCCTCAAAAAACATAAACCACGTGAATATAAACGAGCACTTCGTGATTTGGACAACACACGCACCAAATTGGAACGCTTCAAAAATAGGGATACAGAACGCTATCGTCTGACTTTGGAACGTTGGGAAGTCGATTCTCGCATTCGTCTTTTAGCTGCCCGGGTTTCAGTGATGGGAAGTGCAACAGACAAATCAAAATTAAAAAATCTGATTACAAAACGAGTCGACCTTCAGCTGGAACTCTTGCGATACGATCAAAAACAAGCTGAAAAACGAGTGGAAAAGCTTCAAAAATCAATCTCAGAAATTGTAGAAAACCGAGATGACTATATTGATGCTGAGTTTAAAAAAATAAATCGTAGTATCAAGAAAACTGGACAAAAAAATAAAAACAAGAAGTAAGCGGATTACTTTTTGACTGACGATATTTCGTCCTTATGACAAGGTGTGTTATGAAATCAACCAAAATGACAAATTATTATTCTACATATGTAGCCGGAATCCTGGCATTAGTTGCTTTGACGACGACGGTTCAGGCGGCGAATGACACACAAATCAAAAAACCGGTCAGTCAGCGTTTTGCTGAATCGGATAACAAGGAAGTCCCTCAATTCCAGCAGCATGTTGTTCCTCTGCTTGGAAAACTCGGGTGCAACGGACGTGCTTGCCATGGTTCCTTCCAAGGTAAAGGCGACTTTCGGCTCTCACTGTTTGGCTATGACTTCATCATGGATCATAAACAGATTACCGCGGAAGACGTTGAGCGGATTGATCTCAAAGAACCAGTCAAAAGCTTAGTCCTGCAAAAACCTCTTGAAGAAATTGACCACGAAGGTGGCAAACGTTTTGATGCGGGTAGCTGGCAACACCAGCTCTTAACTCGTTGGATTGAAGGTGGCGCATTGGGAGTTCCGAAGGAAGCTCCGAAATTTGAGCGACTTGTGATTACTCCGAATTCCATACAATTCAATAAAGAGGGAGAGACCGTTGCGTTACGTGCCGTAGCAGTCTGGTCAGATGGTACTCAAGAAGACGTTACTCCACTTTGTCGATTCCAAACCAATAACGAACAGATCGCGACAATTTCACCAAAAGGTTTAGTTACTGCACAAAAACCAGGCGATACCCACGTCGTTGCGTTTTACGATTCGGGCGTCATTCCCATTCCTGTAATTCGACCTGTTTCCGATCAATATGGTAATAAATATCCTGAAATCGCAACATCAACTCCCGTTGATAAACATGTCATTAACAAGTTGAAAAAATTAGGTATGGTGCCTGCGGAAAAATGTACTGATGCAGAATTTTTACGTCGCATCAGTTTGGACCTTTCTGGAACTTTACCGGCTCCACACGAAGTTGAATCATTTGTTAATGACACTTCACCAGACAAGCGATCTAAAAAGATTGATGAACTACTGGAATCTCCCGGCTATGCAGCCTGGTGGACTACAAAATTATGTGACTTTACCCAGAATAATTATGATGATTTAATCAATGTGTCTCCGGTTCGGGAACGTCCCAGTCAGGATTGGTACGACTGGATCAAAAAACGCGTTGCGGACAACGTTGGCTATGACGAAATTACCGAAGGAATCTTACTGGCAACCAGCCGTGAACCTCAAGAAAACTTTGAGCAGTTCACGACTGCGATGAATGCGATTTATCAGGACAAATCTGACAAGGAGTTTGCTGACCGTGGTCATATGCCCTATTACTGGGCAAGACGCAATTTTCGAAATCCTGATGACCGTGTTTTAGGGTTTGCTTATACATTCCTGGGGATCCGAATTCAATGTGCCCAGTGTCATAAGCATCCCTTCGACCAGTGGACGCAAACAGACTTCAAAGAGTTTCGTGGTTTCTTTACACGGGTTAATTTTGGAGTCAATCCGGAATCGCGGACAGAATATACCGCAATGGTGAAAGAACTCGGTGCAAATAAATTACGGGGCAATCAATTACTCCGTGAGCTGAACAAAAAAGTCAAAGGGAAGAAGAATGTCCCCTTCCAGGAAGTCTATGTGACAAAAGCACGGCCTGTACGCACCAATAACAAAAATAAGAATAAGAAAAGACGACGCAATAATTCACGGAGTCCTGATACAGCTAAATTACTGGGGGCCGAAGTCGTGAAAATCAGTCAAATGCAAGATCCTCGGACTGCATTGATGGAATGGTTACGTCGGGAAGATAATCCCTATTTTGCAAAAGCGTTTGTGAACCGTGTCTGGGCTTCTTACTTTAATCGAGGAATCATTGAGCCACCTGACGATTTAAATCTGGCAAATCCCCCCAGTAACGGACCATTGCTTGATTATTTATCGCGTGAGTTTATTCGACATGATTTTGATATGAAATGGCTGCATCGCCAAATCACGAATAGCGATACTTATCAGCGTAGTTGGAAAACCAACAAAACAAATGAATTG
The Gimesia aquarii DNA segment above includes these coding regions:
- a CDS encoding DUF1549 and DUF1553 domain-containing protein; the encoded protein is MKSTKMTNYYSTYVAGILALVALTTTVQAANDTQIKKPVSQRFAESDNKEVPQFQQHVVPLLGKLGCNGRACHGSFQGKGDFRLSLFGYDFIMDHKQITAEDVERIDLKEPVKSLVLQKPLEEIDHEGGKRFDAGSWQHQLLTRWIEGGALGVPKEAPKFERLVITPNSIQFNKEGETVALRAVAVWSDGTQEDVTPLCRFQTNNEQIATISPKGLVTAQKPGDTHVVAFYDSGVIPIPVIRPVSDQYGNKYPEIATSTPVDKHVINKLKKLGMVPAEKCTDAEFLRRISLDLSGTLPAPHEVESFVNDTSPDKRSKKIDELLESPGYAAWWTTKLCDFTQNNYDDLINVSPVRERPSQDWYDWIKKRVADNVGYDEITEGILLATSREPQENFEQFTTAMNAIYQDKSDKEFADRGHMPYYWARRNFRNPDDRVLGFAYTFLGIRIQCAQCHKHPFDQWTQTDFKEFRGFFTRVNFGVNPESRTEYTAMVKELGANKLRGNQLLRELNKKVKGKKNVPFQEVYVTKARPVRTNNKNKNKKRRRNNSRSPDTAKLLGAEVVKISQMQDPRTALMEWLRREDNPYFAKAFVNRVWASYFNRGIIEPPDDLNLANPPSNGPLLDYLSREFIRHDFDMKWLHRQITNSDTYQRSWKTNKTNELDEINFSHYIPHRLPAEVLYDAIHQATASDDAIDSMKNSVDGRAIGIPASGVRNRTIRDKQYALTIFGRSTRESNCDCDRSVDPSLLQTMYIKNDNDVYSAINRSNGSWLFQVGQQLGAVQKPAERKERFNKRIDQLKEQSKSTKQQVAKLQKQNNKKKELQQAQKRLRALKTELRKVQQASNKMKNTPVRVQSFEQPLAEDKTEEIITRTYLRSLSRYPTEAEKTAAKKYLDESKDKMAGIYDLVWAVLNTKEFMLNH